The following proteins are co-located in the Lacticaseibacillus paracasei subsp. paracasei genome:
- a CDS encoding proline-specific peptidase family protein codes for MKQGTTILTLDNGYHLWTNTQGEGDIHLLCLHGGPGGTHEYWENFGEELADLGVQVHMYDQLGSFYSDQPDYTDPEIAKKYLTTDYFLGEVEEVRQKLGLDHFYLIGQSWGGALTQLYALKYGQHLKGAIISSMVDNINEYVDHINLVREEALPPSAVKYMKKIEKAGNWDDPQYQKYVDVLNRGYVDRKQPPAISHLISTMATPVYNAFQGDNEFVVTGKLKNWDISDQIHNIKVPTLLTFGEHETMPLKSAQRMAEVIPHARLVSTPDGGHHHMIDNAPVYFKHLKQFISDVENGTFND; via the coding sequence ATGAAACAAGGGACAACAATCCTGACCTTAGACAATGGGTATCATTTGTGGACCAACACACAAGGTGAAGGCGATATCCATCTTCTTTGCTTGCATGGCGGCCCTGGTGGCACTCATGAGTATTGGGAAAACTTTGGCGAAGAGCTGGCCGATCTTGGCGTTCAGGTACATATGTACGACCAACTTGGCTCGTTTTATTCCGATCAGCCGGATTATACCGACCCGGAAATCGCTAAAAAATACCTGACCACTGACTACTTTCTTGGCGAAGTAGAAGAAGTTCGCCAAAAGCTGGGTCTGGATCATTTTTACCTCATCGGCCAAAGCTGGGGCGGTGCCTTAACCCAGCTATATGCCCTGAAATATGGTCAGCATCTTAAAGGCGCAATTATCTCTTCAATGGTCGACAACATCAACGAATACGTTGATCATATCAACCTCGTCCGTGAAGAAGCTTTGCCGCCGTCAGCGGTTAAGTACATGAAGAAAATTGAAAAAGCTGGTAACTGGGACGACCCGCAGTATCAGAAATATGTGGATGTCCTCAATCGCGGTTATGTTGATCGCAAACAGCCACCAGCAATTTCACACCTGATTAGCACCATGGCCACGCCTGTCTACAATGCTTTCCAAGGCGACAATGAGTTTGTTGTGACCGGTAAGTTGAAGAACTGGGATATCAGTGATCAGATTCACAATATCAAGGTGCCAACCTTGCTCACATTCGGCGAACATGAAACCATGCCACTGAAGTCAGCCCAACGTATGGCTGAGGTTATCCCACATGCCCGACTGGTCAGCACCCCAGACGGCGGCCACCATCACATGATTGATAACGCCCCAGTTTACTTCAAACATTTGAAGCAATTTATTTCTGATGTTGAAAATGGGACTTTTAACGACTAA